From a region of the Rhodococcus sp. 4CII genome:
- a CDS encoding 3-deoxy-7-phosphoheptulonate synthase codes for MTVTLDTTSTDRLDDQRTVSISPLVAPSTVRAEHAPDDVASATVRSGRADTVNVLNGDDDRLLVVVGPCSVHDPAAAMDYARRLAAKAEELRDDLHIVMRVYFEKPRTTLGWKGLLNDPHLDGTFDIDTGIRMGRKLLLDVSSLGLPVGCEFLDPIMPQYIADLVTYGAIGARTAASQVHRQLCSALSMPVGIKNSTEGDVQVAVDGTRAAAASHVFPGTDLDGQAALIRTLGNPDCHVILRGGSDGPNYDAETVADTIARLRKAGLPERVVIDASHGNSSKNHEKQVDVLEDIATRLEAGEKGIVGVMVESFIEAGRQDLTLGKAEDLTYGQSITDACIDWNTTAAQLDRLAQAVATRRG; via the coding sequence ATGACTGTCACTCTCGACACCACCAGCACTGATCGGCTGGACGACCAGCGCACCGTGAGCATCAGCCCACTGGTCGCCCCGTCCACGGTCCGTGCCGAGCACGCCCCCGACGACGTCGCGTCCGCGACCGTGCGGTCGGGCCGCGCCGACACGGTGAACGTGCTGAACGGCGACGACGACCGCCTGCTCGTCGTCGTCGGTCCCTGCTCGGTGCACGATCCGGCCGCCGCCATGGACTACGCCCGCCGCCTCGCCGCGAAGGCCGAGGAACTGCGCGACGACCTGCACATCGTCATGCGGGTCTACTTCGAGAAGCCGCGCACCACGCTCGGCTGGAAGGGCCTGCTCAACGACCCCCACCTGGACGGCACGTTCGACATCGACACCGGGATCCGCATGGGTCGCAAGCTGCTGCTGGACGTGTCGTCGCTCGGACTGCCGGTCGGGTGCGAGTTCCTCGACCCGATCATGCCGCAGTACATCGCGGACCTGGTCACCTACGGCGCGATCGGTGCGCGCACCGCCGCCAGTCAGGTGCACCGGCAGCTGTGCAGCGCGCTGTCGATGCCCGTCGGAATCAAGAACTCGACCGAGGGTGATGTGCAGGTCGCGGTCGACGGCACCCGCGCCGCGGCGGCGAGCCACGTCTTCCCCGGCACCGATCTCGACGGTCAGGCGGCCCTGATCCGCACCCTCGGCAACCCCGACTGCCACGTCATCCTCCGCGGCGGCAGCGACGGACCCAACTACGACGCCGAGACGGTGGCCGACACCATTGCCCGGCTGCGCAAGGCCGGCCTGCCGGAGCGGGTCGTCATCGACGCGAGCCACGGCAACAGCAGCAAGAACCACGAGAAGCAGGTCGACGTCCTCGAGGACATCGCGACCCGGCTGGAGGCCGGCGAGAAGGGGATCGTCGGGGTGATGGTGGAGAGCTTCATCGAGGCCGGCCGCCAGGACCTCACGCTGGGGAAGGCCGAGGACCTCACGTACGGTCAGTCCATCACCGACGCGTGCATCGACTGGAACACGACGGCGGCGCAACTGGACCGCCTGGCCCAGGCGGTGGCGACCCGGCGCGGGTGA
- a CDS encoding alpha-ketoglutarate-dependent dioxygenase AlkB, translating into MTSADARYALQASLFDDASGGVELGELGRTVQRRTLTVGAWVDVRPGWLTGSDELFTTLAESVPWQAERRQMYDRVVDVPRLVRFYREGEPLPDPLLASARAALSRHYRPELGEDFATSGLCFYRDGSDSVAWHGDDTGRSRTEDTMVAILSLGTARPLLLRPRGGGHSIRYSLGHGDLLVMGGSCQRTWEHCVPKSTRPLGPRISVQFRTRGVR; encoded by the coding sequence ATGACTTCCGCGGATGCGCGGTACGCGCTCCAGGCCTCGCTGTTCGACGACGCGTCGGGCGGCGTCGAGTTGGGCGAGCTCGGACGGACGGTGCAGCGTCGCACGCTCACGGTGGGAGCGTGGGTGGATGTGCGTCCGGGTTGGTTGACCGGGTCGGACGAGCTGTTCACGACTCTGGCGGAGTCGGTTCCGTGGCAGGCGGAGCGGCGCCAGATGTACGACCGGGTGGTGGACGTACCGCGGCTCGTCCGGTTCTACCGCGAGGGCGAACCGCTCCCGGACCCGCTCCTCGCCTCTGCCCGCGCCGCCCTGAGCAGGCATTACCGACCGGAGTTGGGCGAAGACTTCGCGACGTCGGGATTGTGCTTCTACCGCGACGGTTCCGACAGCGTCGCCTGGCACGGCGACGACACGGGCCGGAGCCGCACCGAAGACACGATGGTCGCCATCCTCTCGCTCGGCACTGCGCGCCCGCTGCTGCTGCGTCCGCGCGGCGGCGGGCACTCGATCCGGTACTCGCTCGGCCACGGCGACCTGCTGGTGATGGGTGGTTCCTGCCAGCGCACCTGGGAGCATTGCGTACCGAAGAGCACCCGCCCGCTCGGACCGCGGATCAGTGTCCAGTTCCGGACGAGAGGTGTGCGGTGA